The following proteins are encoded in a genomic region of Thunnus maccoyii chromosome 8, fThuMac1.1, whole genome shotgun sequence:
- the LOC121901914 gene encoding complexin-2-like isoform X2: MNFVMKQALGGATKDMGKMLGGEEEKDPDAQKKEEERQEALRQQEEERKAKYAKMEAERENIRQGIRDKYGIKKKEEKEAEAAAAMEQASEGSLTRPKKAVPVGCGDEEEEESIVDTVMKFIPAPLMDMFNKK; encoded by the exons GGGCCACCAAAGACATGGGCAAGATGCttggtggagaggaggagaaggaccCTGATGCtcagaaaaaagaggaagaaagacaagAGGCGCTGAGAcaacaagaggaggagaggaaggccaaatatgcaaaaatggaggcagagagagaaaacatccGACAGGGCATCAGGGATAAG TACGGCatcaagaagaaggaggagaaggaagccGAGGCAGCGGCTGCTATGGAGCAGGCCTCCGAGGGCAGCCTCACCCGTCCAAAAAAGGCCGTTCCAGTCGGCTGCGGCgacgaggaggaagaagagagcaTCGTGGATACGGTTATGAAATTCATCCCGGCTCCGCTCATGGATATGTTCAATAAAAAGTAA
- the LOC121901914 gene encoding complexin-2-like isoform X1 has translation MGKMLGGEEEKDPDAQKKEEERQEALRQQEEERKAKYAKMEAERENIRQGIRDKYGIKKKEEKEAEAAAAMEQASEGSLTRPKKAVPVGCGDEEEEESIVDTVMKFIPAPLMDMFNKK, from the exons ATGGGCAAGATGCttggtggagaggaggagaaggaccCTGATGCtcagaaaaaagaggaagaaagacaagAGGCGCTGAGAcaacaagaggaggagaggaaggccaaatatgcaaaaatggaggcagagagagaaaacatccGACAGGGCATCAGGGATAAG TACGGCatcaagaagaaggaggagaaggaagccGAGGCAGCGGCTGCTATGGAGCAGGCCTCCGAGGGCAGCCTCACCCGTCCAAAAAAGGCCGTTCCAGTCGGCTGCGGCgacgaggaggaagaagagagcaTCGTGGATACGGTTATGAAATTCATCCCGGCTCCGCTCATGGATATGTTCAATAAAAAGTAA